GCGGGATGGTACGACCGCTTCTTTGGGCacaagctcgacgcggcgcgcctcgacatGTACGCTCCCGAGGATGCGCCGAATGCGCCGGCGGTCTACGGGCCGCTGCACGAGTACTTCTCCGAAGGCAACGCGATGCTCACAATCCAGCACCTTTCGGAGGGTATCGGCTACCGCGTCGTtggcacgcagcagcacaTTGACGCGGAAAAGTGGGTGCAGTCCATTCTCGAGCGCTACGCTGGCGTGCACGACacgggcgacggcgcgtacTCGACCAAGGTCGAACTCTTTACGCAGTTTGGCGATGGTGCGCACCGTTTTGACATTCTCGGCCATCCCGTGTGGAAGCAGTACTACTCCATGTCGAACTTGATTGTGCGCATTTCCGACGGGTCGCCCGAGAGTCTCGAGAATACGCTGCTGCTCAATGCGCACATCGACAGCACGCTCCCGTCGCCGGGAGGTGCGGACGATGGTGCGGGTGTTGCGATCATGCTGGAGCTCCTGCGTGTGCTTAcgctgcgtggcgcgccCCAGGTCAAGCACGGCATTATCCTCCTCTTCAACAATGGCGAAGAGAGTCTGCAGGACGCCTCGCACATGTACATGACGCAGCACAACGAGACCAACCAGAACATTCGCGCGGTGGTCAACATGGAGGCGTGCGGTGTTTCGGGCCCTACGCTCCTCTTCCAGGCGACCGACAAGGCGCTCATCCACGCCTACGGCAAGGTCCCGCACCCGTTCGGCACGGtgctcgcgagcgacgtcTTTTCATCGGGCCTGATCATGTCCGACACCGACTTCCGCCAGTTTGTCGAGTACGGCAACGGACTGCCCGGCCTCGACATGGCAATCGTCGGCTCGTCGTACCTGTACcacacgcggcgcgacaTTCCCTCGCACAttgagcgcggcgtgctgcagcactTTGGCGAGAATGTCTTTTCGCTCgtcgactcgctcgcgctggaggacgcgtcgccgctgccgggcgtgcgcccgTGGCCGTTCAAGGCGAAGCAAATCATGCCGATCTACTTTTCGTTCCTCGGGCAGACCTTTGTCGAAATCCAGCCCAAGACGTTCAAGGGTATGGTGATCGGCACTGCGGTGCTCGCCAACTTTTTCCTCAGCACGCTCAACTCGTCCGAGGTGCGTGTGAATGCGATTTCGTACGCACTCATGTgctcgctcgcggtcgTGGGCAACCtgatcgcggcgctcctcggtgCCAACAttgtcgcggcgctcatgcgcctgctcgaggtccCGATGTCGTGGTACGCCCACGAGTTCTACGCAATGCTCCTCTTTGTACCGCCCGCGCTTGCAGCGAtcgtcggcgtgcagctcgtgctCCAGCGCTCGGTCGAAAAGACGCGGCAGCCGTACCTCGAGCACTCGTCATTTGTCGGAAGCTACATCCTGTTCACCTTTGCCCTGATGGTGATGAACATGTACGGCCTTGGCTCTGCCTACCTgatgctcgtcgcggtTGTTGCGAACCTCGTCCCAGTGGTGATCAACGACTTTTTGTTCGTCGGCTTtgggcgcatcgccgacgacctcgtcgcggcggaccgccgcgtgcacTTCGCTACGTACTTTATCAGCGTGCtgtgcgcgtcgacgatcgGCGCAGAAGGCTTTGTCTCGTTCCTCGACCTGATCGTGCCGCTGATGGGGCGCATGGGCACCGACGTCCCGGTCGACCATGTGATGgcgtcgctcgtcgcggtcctCACGATGCTCAACTCGATCGCCATCGTCCCGCTCGGCCACCGCTACGGCGCTCCGTTCATGAAAAAGACCATGATTCTCCTCGTGTCGCTAAGCGTGCTTACTACAGCCTTCTTTGcctcgccggccgtgccgacgtttgacgcgctgcatccccgccgcctcctcgtccaccACGTGGAAAACATCACGAGCGGCGAGTGGCACGTTGCCATgagcacgctcgacgcggcgccggttcccagcgcgatgcgcaccgacATTGAAGgcgtgctcctcgacggcgcgccgaacACGACGCTGtcgtggcgcagcagcccAGCAGCCGCGGATATGGACATCCTCTTTCCGCTCACGCACTTTAtcgacacgcagcgcctcggcctgcccgcgacgccggcacgcgcagcggcggcggcggacaCGAACCGCTGGCGCGACTTCCGCCTGacgtgcgcaggcgcggtgAACGAGGCCGAGAGCACGCGCGAAGTGACCCTGCGTCTCGTGCATCCCCGCCTGGCGTGGTCCACACTCTCGTTCGACGCGGACGTGATCGACTGGGACTtccccgcgccgccgccgcaaggcATGCGCCGCCACCATCTCAAGGACGTGTCACGCCTCGGTGCGGACGAATTTACGATGCGCATCGTCGTGCGCATGAcgcccgacgagctcgccgcctACCGCAGCGAGAAGCACGCGCCCAAggacacgctgcgccgctcgccgcccgcccacgacgcgacgccgacgagcgcgtggcgcctcgcggtgcACTACTCGGGCCTCGACTCGGGCGGGATGTATCCCCACCACAAGTCCAGCGGCATGGACCGTTTGTCGATGCAGGACTTTGTCAAGCTCGACACAATGCTCCTCGAAAAGTACCCCGAGGTGGATACGATGCTCATGACGGTCATTGCCGGTGTCGGCGAGTGCTAAATAGCGCGTAGCGTACTTCCGATCGAGAAAGGATATGGGCAGAGACTCGcgtcgccgatcgccgGCAGTTGCGCCTGGTGCTTGTTCGCAAAGGAGAGTGCGGCGACTGTGTGAGAAGAGAGACGTACGTAGAAACATGCGTAAGTCCGGCATATCGCTGCCGCCGTACGCAATGTGCATGCTGACGACCCACTGCTCAAACGtggcgccgaggcccgcGGCCTTGTCCTCGGTAAGCGCCTTATGCGCGGGCTTCCCGTCGCGTACCCGGCCGTCCGCACGCACAGAGAGTGCAGACGCCAGCCATGAGTACGGCGAGTGAAAGACGGGGTGCGCGGGCGGCtgctcggtgcgcggcgacgcgacgGGCGACGTCGACTCGGCCTTGTGCCACGCGACGACCACATCGACTACCGCGGTGCCTTGGTGCACCTCGgcatcgaggcgcgccaggaTCTTGTCGAcagcctcgcgcaggcgccgctcggtcGCTGCGTCGTCGACATGCGGCTGGGTCAGCAGCGGGAGACGTACGAGTTCCACGCCTAGCACCTCGTGCGTCGtcggctcgagcgtgccgaggaggcgcaaGAAACAGATCGTATGGAGTATGCCTAGCAATGCGGCACCTGCATCGTCACGGCGCACCGTCTTGgtcagctgcgcgacctaCCATGTCGTGCGTAAagagccgcggcgctggctcCTGCATAGTGGAGGCGGGGTATCAGCTACGAGAGAGTTACGTGGCGCTCGTAAAAGGCGAGCAGGGCCTGAGGGCAGCGCTGGTTCGCGACGGCGGTAGGGTAAAAGAGGCGATTGCCGTCGTTAAAGACGACCCATGCCACGAGTGCATCCGActtgtcgcgctcgagcgcatcaaTGTGCGATACTTGGCTGTCCCACGACGGCATCGCGTCGTACTTGTCGCGTGCCtggacctcggcgcgggACATGCCGGGGAGGACCGTCGAGGGGAAAGCCTCGGCTACGCCCACGTCTGTGTCTTCCGTCTCGGACTCGGGCACCAGCATCGACGagacgtcgaggcggtaGGCCTTGCGGGACTGCTCGGCCGTATCGCTTGCGACACGGACGCGCACCTTGGACGCGGAcgcggacgccgccgaggacggCACGGGTGTCGACGGGGCCCTATGCTGCGCGCGGGATttcggcgccttggcgtgGGTGGGGGTCGGCTTTGTTAcagagcgtgtcgagggaggcgccggcgccgatTTCTGTGCAGAAAGGGATGCAGAGGCTGCAGTGGGGGTTTGTACAAGAGGAGCAGGGGCAACAGGGACCTCGGTCGCACTGGGGGTAGAGGCAGGCACAGCCTGCGtttgcgcaggagcgggGGCTTGCTCAGAGTCTGGCGCAgatgccgacgacgacgcagGTGCAGGTGCCGGCGCTGTGGGAGCGTGCGCCAATGTCTCGGGCGCACCCGAAactgccgccgcgtccgagtcTGCGGCATCTGCCGAGTCCGATCCAGGAGCACGATTCGAAAGCGACACGGGTCTCGGCTCCGGCCCAGGCGCCTCAGACTGCGGCGTGGGCACCGGGTGAGCACTGGGCCGTCGGCCTGGTTTCGACGCCGATCGCATTccacgccgcgacgccgagccacgcgacactgcgcgagcaggtggTTGGGGCATCAAGATCCGCTCCGAAGGAGGGCGCATCACCGACAGTGCGggaggccgcgctgcgcggcgggctGCAGGGGCCGATGATGCAGATGATGCCGGGGCAGGCGCCGCATTCGCTGCTCCCGCCGAAGACGACTCTGCGTAAACCGTGTTGGATGGGATCCCGTTGGGAGTAACAGGTGGTACAGGTGACTCGGTATGCATAGCGGGTATCCCGGATGACTTGGCACCGCGTTTCTTGGACGctggctcggcacgcgGAACAATATCATCATCGTCCACCAATGGCGCCCGTGATACACTCGGTTCCTCTTTTGCGGCCAGCACCCGTCTCGAATCAcgctcggacgacgacgcggacAGAGGGTCCGAGAGCGGCTCGGAAAGCGGCTCGGATGCTGCGCTAGACACTGTCCCCAAGTGCTGCTCCTGCATTGTCTCGGTCCCTGCGACGGGCCCCGACTTGGGCGGTGCGTCGGAAAGTGGCTCGGACGGGGCTTCGGACAAGGACTCGGACGGGGCGTCGGACAACGATTCCGAAGCATCATCCAGCCCATTGCTCACTCCGAGGAGCGTACCTAGCTGCTGCGCATTTTGGGCGCGTCCTGGCAATGAATCAGGTCGCGACACATCGTTCGACTCCCCATCCAACTCGGGCAACGGATCGAGCGACAATGCGTCGTTTGAATCGCCATTTAGCTTAGGCAGGGAGTCGAattgcggcgcgtcgaccgccaTGTcctccgccgcctcgttcCTCGGCTTGCTAGTGCCGCGCTTGCTGTGTCTTGGTGCGGACCTTTTTGCTCCACGCGACAGAGCGGCACTTGCGAGCGGCGCTTTGCTATTGTTCGACGAAACCTCGCCAGAGTCCACGTCCATTGCGCCaggctcgagcggcgctcgctgcggaGCCTCAGCCTGCTGAGACTCTTCGTGCGAGGGGCCTTCCATCGGTTCGAGCACGGCAATGCCATATTCGGTCATGGAGTTGTCGCCTTCCGGGCCGTGGTATACGACCGTCTCGTCGCCCATACTGTTTATAGATGTGTCCGGCTCGGGTGTCCCGGTCATGTCCGCCATATAGGACTCGTCCGAAAGCGGCTCTTTTATCAAGGGGACGCCGTCCGCCatcgccttgcgccgcatAGACGCGAATCGCATCGAGTGCAGCCGCATCATTGCAGCCTTATTGGTGATATGCTGCCGGTCGGTCCAGTACTTGAACACGAGCTCCTCCGCGTCGACCGAGCCTTCTTCCGGCTCCCAGGAAAAGGTTTCATCGTCCCTCCATTTGACGAGGTACTCCATACGGTCCTGTTCCTTGTTGTAGCGGTGTAATAGGATCGAGTCTACAAGCGCATCCTCCTTTCCATCATCCATACCTCCGCTtgggcgtgcgcctgcgtccGACGCACGTCCGCTCATCATCCTCAAGAAAGGGCCTCCACAGCACGTGGCAATTTTTCACAACGATggcggcggctcgtgcgcagctgcgggcgctcgaggagcagtTCTATAAGCAGTTTGCCGTGCCGGGCAAGGACAGTGTAAATAATGTGAAGGGCGAAGAGAAGGAAGACGAGGAAGATGAGGATGAGGATGAGGATGAGGAGGATGAGGACCACGTCAAAGAGGATGATGATGAAGAGGATGACGAGgatgacgaggacgaggacgaggacgaggacgactACGAGTCGGGTGAAAACAACGAAGACCTCGACGATGACGAGGACCTACTCCAGGCGGCGATGTCTTCCAGGCCCCCAGCTCCCAAAGCGCCCGCccaagcgcctgcgccgaccaagccgcggcgcgtgcccgAGACGGTCGTCTTTTCCGACAAACCGAGCGCGCCCGCAGCACCGCTCTCTGcaagcgcacggcgcaaCTTTATGGTACGTCACACGCCCCTAACGCAGTCCTCGAAAATCGAGAAAATCGACGCAAAAGAAGAGTCGCGGCCAACGCGTGcagacgaggacgaggacgaggaggaggaccAGCGCGCAAACGACCGcaagcttgccgagcttcTCTCTAcgtcgctctttgcgcccggctcgagctcctcgtcgcagaAGCGCAAGCTCACGACGACCACGAACGAGACGCTTGCCCGTGTAATGGAGCTTTCCACGACCGATACGCTCGATGCCCATGCGGCCGGCAGTGGGTGGGGCGATAAGCAGCTACGTGCGCAGGACCTCGGCAAGATGCCCGCGCGTATCCGTGCTGGCCTGCGGCGGGCCGctggcgagcggcgcgagcgcgagattGCCACGCAAAAAGAGCTCGGTCTATGGAACCCCAAGCTACAGAGCCATTCGCAGCAGagccgcggcacggcgacggagcgcggcagcaaggcgacgcagcccaagcagcgtgcgcgtggTATCGGCAGTGGTATCGGCTCCTTCCGTGGCGGCACGCTCCATCTGTccgacgccgacgtgcggcgcatccAAGGGCCCAAGCGCGCCAAGACGCAAGGCAAGCGCCCTGGACGAAAGTCCACGTGATAGAAATATTTTGTTAACGATGGCCTACCAAGTGGACAGGGAGACGGCCggggcgcatgcgccgccgcccgcggccgAGTTTGTGATGGATGAGGAGGAGGAtgaggaggacgacgacttTGAAGGCTGGCGTGAAGACGACCAGCCCACCAAGGCGCTGTTTGTCAGCGACACGACCGTCTACCCCAAccccgacgcggcgctcgcgcaggccaaggccgacggctgcgacgtgcgcgcgctcgtgagccgcctcggcctcgatgcgctgcaggtcATCCGCCTCATCAACCatgtgcgccgtgcgcgccttgcgcccAAGGACGTGTCCGCGCTCACCGGCCAGGAGGCTTTCCTGAgcgacgatgccgagctgcagccgGTCGAAGGCTACGAAGACGACGGACTGCTGCAGGTCGACTTTGACGAAAGCCCCGACATGGATGCTGCAAccgagcttgcgctcctgcgcgacgcgtaccacgagctgcgcctgcagtacgccgagcgtgtcggCATCAGCAACGAGGACGCCCAGTCGACGTTTGTCAAGCCCACGCAGCCGACCGGTGTCGACGCGCACTACTTTGACAGCTATGCGGGCCACGATATCCACCAGACGATGATTGCGgacagcgtgcgcacgctctcgTACGCCAAGTTTATTCTCTCGCCGGAGAATGCGCACCTCCTGCGCGGCAAGACGGTGATGGACGTGGGCTGCGGCTCCGGTATCCTCTCGCTGTTCTGTGCGCGCGCGGGTGCGAAGCAGGTGCTTGCGATCGACGCGAGCGAGgttgcgacgcgcgccgaggccaacATTGCCAAGAACGGCTTCCagcacgtcgtgcgcgtgcaccgcggCAAGAttgaggagctcgacgcgcagctcaaTGCATACGTCGGCCAGGTCGACTTTCTCGTGAGCGAGTGGATGGGCTACTTTTTGCTGTACGAGTCGATGCTCCCGTCGGTGCTCTATGCGCGCGACCGCTACCTGCGCAagggcggcacgctcgctcCGTCGCACTGCCGCATGCTgctggccgccgcgacggaccgcggcagcggcgtgctgcgcgagcgttTCCGTTTCTGGGAGAATGTGTACGGCTTTGCGATGCCGAGCATGACCCAGGGCCTGATGAACGAGGCCGCGACAGAGGAGGTCGAGGAGAATGCGATcgtgagcagcgcggccaACATCTGCGACctgccgctcgaggagcttgcCGTGAAGCAGCCCGAGTTTGTGTCGTCGTTCGAGCTCGAGTGCTCCGAGGCGTGCCCGGTGTACGGCTTTGTGTCGTGGTTCGATACGTGGttcgcgccgacgccgggcgtTGCCCCGCAGGACCTGCCGCCGTGCACCGTCGCACCGGTGCagccgagcgaggtgcACGCGCTCCACCTGCACGGCAACGAGGTGACCGGTGCCGAGGGCGGCAAGGGCGAGACGGTCTCGTTTACCACGTCGCCGTTCGGCAAGCAGACGCACTGGAAGCAGACCGTGTTCCTGCTCAAGACGCCGATCGATGCTGTACAGGGGACCAGGATCACGGGCGAGATCCGCGTGCACGCTTCGGAGAGCAATGcacgcgagctcgacgtcgagaTTCACtacgacgtcgacgacccGCCTCGGCCGGGCGAAAAGCGTGTGCAGTCGCGCCTTGTCCAGCTGTACTCGGTGCGTTAATAGCGAGGTAGGAGGAAGAGGGACTGGACGTGGACAAGGAGTCTGCGGCGAGCAACGAGCGGCGTGGCCGAGCAAATCccgcgcgcttctcgagggcaagcgcgccgctcctttGGCAGTCCGCTTTTCATCTCTAGCTACACAGAACTAGCCCTATCTACTGCCGTACATTTAACCACCCAGCGACCGCAGCTCCGTCCGGATCTCGCCCTCCGACTCGATCTTTTGCAGCTGcgtctgctcgagcacctcgcccttgtcgcggcggtccttgagctgctcgatCGCCTTGAGCTTCTTGGACAggttgcgcaggcgctttTCGGTGCTGCCCGCCTCGCTGTTGTtcgcgccgacgtctgCGGCGCCCATCGCCGACTTTGGTgcggccttgggcgccggcggcgcagcgcccggcggcgcgcccggcaccTTCTTCTTGCCGCGGCCTGCCGGGGCCGTGTACTTTTGCtgggccggcgcgggcgccgggCCGAGGTCCTCACCCCGGCGGAGGTAGTCGGACGTggacgcgcccgagctccGTGCGCCAGGAGGGCGGTATGCGCCCGTGGGCCGCGCGGTCGTGGTCTTTTTCGCGACGACctccgcggccgcggcgcttgcctgcggcgcagggggGATGTCCTTGGGGAACGGCGGCGGTGCCTCGCCCGacgggcgcagcgacacCTGGTAGGTCTCGTCGACCATATACACATGCACGAGCTGGCCCGAGCAGTGCCAGATCTTCACGCCGTTCTCCACGCGCAGCCGGGGCGACAGGGTGCCGGTGAGGATGTACTGGCCGTCCGGCGACCACTCGAGCACCGTCGAGTTgctcgcgtcgagcgtAAACAGCTTGCCGTTCTTGAGGTTCTCGCGGTCCCAGATATCCACCGTGCCCGCGAGGTTGCCAAAGCCGGCCATGCAGAACAGACGTCCCTGCGGGTTGAATGCGATAAAGTTGCGCGGCTGCGTTCCGAGTTCGGCGATGATGTTGACGCGGTACGAAAAGATGACCGCCTTGGCGGGCATGTAGCCGTAGATCACGACAAACTCGCGCGAGTTGGGGTTCCACGCAAAGTCGTGGATCGGGCCCTCCTTGTCGAGGCTCACGCGGCAGTCAAAGTCGCCCCGCGCCGAGAGCATGTACAGGTTCGTCTCGCCATAGTACGACTTGCCGGTCTGGTCGTGGTCCGTCGCGGTCATGAGCAGAAGCGAGGTGCCTGCGGCGTTCCACTTGAACGTCACCTTGTCCGCCTTGAAGAAGGACTTttgggcgacgtgcgccggcgtcggaGTCAGCAGCGCCGACAAGGCGTACACCTTGACAaaggccggcgcgcccttTTTCTCGGGGAAGAAGACCGCGACCGAGGGCTGCGGCCCCGGCCCCAGCTGGAAGGTGCCAATGTTCTCCAGGCGCAAGCGGCCGACCGGCCCCTGGGCGAGCTTGCTTGGCTCGTACAcctgcagctcgctgccggcCTGGCGGACGCAGTGCGTCTCCGTTTCGTTGAATTGGAAGAAGCACCCCTCGAGCTGGCGGCGCTCAAACTCGGCCAggggcgcgccggtgctcgtcTCCCATACGCGCAGGTTCTTGCTCCAGCTTGCGCCGTTTTCGTGCTCGGTTTTTGCCGGGCGCTCCCACGTCGAGAGGTAGGTGCCCTTGGGCGAAAACGACAGCTCAATCCCCTTGGCGACCGGAAGCTGGTGGCGCAGGCTCacctgcgcgtcgcccaccTCGTAGATCGCGATGCTTTCTTCGAGAGCCACCGCGAGGTACTTTCCGTTGGGACTGTACTGCAGCATGCGCGCGCCCACATGGTTTCCGTCGAACCCGCTCAGTGCCGGGAACTCGGGCACGCCCGCATGCACTCCGAGGCGCTTCTGCGCGCGATCTTCATCAGCAAAAGGTACCTACACGCCCACTGCATGCTCTCGGCCATCGTCGCAAACAGAAAGCTATAAAGATTAGCTAAGCACGTTCGggcctgccgagcgccgccatGCGGAGTGTGTTGACGTTCGGAGCTGTGGCCAGTGCCTGGGCGCTGGTCGCAGCAGTGCGTCCTGGTGACTTTAAGAAGTGCGAGGACACGTCGCTCTGCCGCCGATTCCGCCGGATCGCTGAGCACGCGGAAACGACGGGCGTCGTCTCGCCCTActcggtgccgagcggcggcgagatGGACGGCcaccagctgcgcctcgacgtgagcagcgcgctgcaccccGACATTCGATTTGATATGGTCTTTTCGTTCTTTGAGGACGgtacggcgcgcgtgcagatGGACCAGGGAGGAGAGCGGTACAACAATCTCCGCCGCTACAACGAGGCGCCGGTGTGGGCCATCGCCCAGATGCCGGAGCCTGCGTCGAATATCGCGATGGAGTACAGCAGCGACACACAAAAGACGACCGTGCAGTGGGGCACGGCCCAGAACGAAATgatcctcgagcacgagccgCTCCGTGTACAGttcgtgcgcgacggcatTGTCCAAATGATCCTCAACGACCGCTCGCTCCTGCACATGGAGCACTTCCGCCCGAAGCCCGAGGTTTTCCCGAGCCCAGAGGAGCCCGAAGATGCCAAGTCGTCGCTCGTCTTCCAGAAGCGGGCTGCCGACCTCGCTACGCGCCACGGACGCCGCTCCAAGCCGTCGCGCGAGACGATCGAGCACTGGGCCGGGTTCGAGAAGGAGGACCATGGCGAGTGGGAAGAGTCGTGGAGCGGCACCAAGGACTCGAAGCCCAAGGGGCCCGAGggtctcggcctcgacgtgTCCTTCCCAGGCTACGGCACGCTGTTTGGCCTGCCCGAGCACGCCTCGCCCCTGTCGCtccgctcgacgcgcgcgccgcctgcgggcgaggaggaagaggcggGTCGCTTCACGGACCCCTACCGCCTGATGAACACGGACGTGTTCGAGTACGAGTACGACTCGCCCATGGCGCTGTACGGCAACGCCCCGATCCTGCACGCCCAGAGCAAAGGCAGCGGCGTGAGCGTGCTGTGGCTCAATGCCGCCGAGACGTGGGTCGACCTGCACAAGACCAAGCGCCGCCCCGGCCCCGCGGTGCTGAAAGGCCGCGCAAGCGagcgctcgtcgctcgacgagacgctGGTCAAGGGCGGCACGTCGGACCTCTCGTCGCACGCGCACTTTTTCTCCGAGGcgggcgtgctcgacctcTTTGTGTTCCTCGGCCCGTCCGCGGAGGTGAACATGGAGCGCTTCACGTCGCTGGTCGGCCGTacggcgctgccgcagTACTTTGCGATCGGCTACCACCAGTGCCGCTGGAACTATCTGTCTGACGACGACGTGAAGGACGTGAGCGTGCAATTTGACGAGGCGGATATGCCGATGGACGTCATCTggctcgacgtcgagtACAGCAAGACCCGCATGTACGGCGTGTGGGACAAGCGCTCGTTTATCGATCCTCTGGGCATGGTCGAGGcactcgacgagcgcggccgcaaGCTCGTCATCATCATCGACCCCCACCTGAAAACGACCTCGGAGTACTACCTGTACGACGAGGCGAAGAAGGGCGACCTGCTCGTCAAGAACGCCGACGGCAAGACGGACTACGAAGGCGAGTGCTGGCCGGGCCAGTCGAGCTGGATCGACGTGTTCAACCCCAAGGTGTGGGAGTGGTGGATCAGCCAGTTCCTCCTGCCCAAGGGCAAGCTCGAGGGCAACGCGCGCAACCTCTTTGTGTGGAACGACATGTCGGAGCCGGCCATCTTTTCGGGCCCGGAAGTGACGTCGCCCAAGGACGTCATCCACCACGGCAACTGGGAGAACCGCGACTTGCACAACATCAACGGCCTCATCTACCAGAACCTCACGTCGATCGGCCtcacgcgccgcgagctcgggaCCAAGGACAAGCACGGCCTGTcgggcgtcgagcgccggccgtTCGTCCTGAGCCGCGCGTGGTGGCTCGGCTCGCAGCGCTTCGGCGCGATCTGGACCGGAGACAACATGGGCACATGGGAACACTTTGCCGGATCCGTGCCCATGATCCTCCAGAACGGCCTGGGCGGAATGAGCTTCTGCGGCGCAGACATTGGTGGCTTCTTTGGCAaccccgacgaggagctgcttGTGCGCTGGTACCAGGCCGGGATCTTTGAGCCGTTCTtccgcgcgcacgcccacATCGAcaccaagcgccgcgagccgTACCTCTACGACGGCGAGCCACgcaaggcgatgcgcggccTGCTTCAGCTGCGCTACCAGCTCCTCCCGGTCTGGTACACAGCCTTTTGGCAGAGCAACGTCGCGGGCCAGCCGGTGCTCAAGACGCAGCACCTCCTCTTCCCCCACGATGAGAACGGGTtcgcggtcggcgaccaGTTCTACCTCGGCGACTCGGGCCTTCTTGTCAAGCCCCCAGTGACCCAGGGCGTGGACCGCGTCGAAATgtacctcgccgaggaccaGATGTACTACCACTACTTTACCCAGCACGAGtaccgcggcgcacagagcggccgccgcgtcaCCGTCCCCGCCCCGCTCACCAACGAGGTGCCGCTGCTGATCCGCGGCGGGTCGATTttgccggtgcgcgagcgaaaccgccgcgcggcagagctgcagcgccgcgacccTTTTACCCTGTACATTGCGCTCTCGCGCAACCGCCaaggcacgcgcgccgagggcgagctgTACATGGACGACGGCCAGACGTTTGCCTACCGCGACCAGAACGCGTTCATCGCGCGCCACTTTGTGCTGGCGCAGGAGAAGGgcgtgcaccgcctgcGTGCTTCCGCGCTCACCGGCAAGGACGCCAAGATCCCGAACAGCGacgcgacggcgctgcAGACCGCACACAATCCGTTTGTGCAAGAAATCCagtcggtgcgcgtcgagcgcatcgtgaTCCTgggcctcgagcaggagccACGGAcgatcgtcgcgcacgccgccgacggaCGCACCGAGACGCTGTCCTTtacgtggcgcgcggcggccaaggtcgcacgctcggcgacggaCAGCAGCGAGATGCGTGCGTCGGAGCTCGTGATCCGCGACCCGCGCATGCTCATTGCGCAGGACTGGTCGGTGGAGATTCAGTAGAAGGGATGCAATGTTTTCACTAGGGAgcggcctgcagcgccacgGGCTGTGCACTATATACATCGACGACCGTCCGGCGGTCC
This region of Malassezia japonica chromosome 8, complete sequence genomic DNA includes:
- a CDS encoding uncharacterized protein (EggNog:ENOG503NVIY; BUSCO:EOG0926142H; COG:J): MAESMQWAYRAQKRLGVHAGVPEFPALSGFDGNHVGARMLQYSPNGKYLAVALEESIAIYEVGDAQVSLRHQLPVAKGIELSFSPKGTYLSTWERPAKTEHENGASWSKNLRVWETSTGAPLAEFERRQLEGCFFQFNETETHCVRQAGSELQVYEPSKLAQGPVGRLRLENIGTFQLGPGPQPSVAVFFPEKKGAPAFVKVYALSALLTPTPAHVAQKSFFKADKVTFKWNAAGTSLLLMTATDHDQTGKSYYGETNLYMLSARGDFDCRVSLDKEGPIHDFAWNPNSREFVVIYGYMPAKAVIFSYRVNIIAELGTQPRNFIAFNPQGRLFCMAGFGNLAGTVDIWDRENLKNGKLFTLDASNSTVLEWSPDGQYILTGTLSPRLRVENGVKIWHCSGQLVHVYMVDETYQVSLRPSGEAPPPFPKDIPPAPQASAAAAEVVAKKTTTARPTGAYRPPGARSSGASTSDYLRRGEDLGPAPAPAQQKYTAPAGRGKKKVPGAPPGAAPPAPKAAPKSAMGAADVGANNSEAGSTEKRLRNLSKKLKAIEQLKDRRDKGEVLEQTQLQKIESEGEIRTELRSLGG
- a CDS encoding type I protein arginine methyltransferase (COG:K; COG:O; COG:T; EggNog:ENOG503NV5S); protein product: MAYQVDRETAGAHAPPPAAEFVMDEEEDEEDDDFEGWREDDQPTKALFVSDTTVYPNPDAALAQAKADGCDVRALVSRLGLDALQVIRLINHVRRARLAPKDVSALTGQEAFLSDDAELQPVEGYEDDGLLQVDFDESPDMDAATELALLRDAYHELRLQYAERVGISNEDAQSTFVKPTQPTGVDAHYFDSYAGHDIHQTMIADSVRTLSYAKFILSPENAHLLRGKTVMDVGCGSGILSLFCARAGAKQVLAIDASEVATRAEANIAKNGFQHVVRVHRGKIEELDAQLNAYVGQVDFLVSEWMGYFLLYESMLPSVLYARDRYLRKGGTLAPSHCRMLLAAATDRGSGVLRERFRFWENVYGFAMPSMTQGLMNEAATEEVEENAIVSSAANICDLPLEELAVKQPEFVSSFELECSEACPVYGFVSWFDTWFAPTPGVAPQDLPPCTVAPVQPSEVHALHLHGNEVTGAEGGKGETVSFTTSPFGKQTHWKQTVFLLKTPIDAVQGTRITGEIRVHASESNARELDVEIHYDVDDPPRPGEKRVQSRLVQLYSVR